From Pan paniscus chromosome 9, NHGRI_mPanPan1-v2.0_pri, whole genome shotgun sequence, the proteins below share one genomic window:
- the LOC100972201 gene encoding olfactory receptor 9G9, with translation MQRSNHTVTEFILQGFTTDPGMQLVLFVVFLGMYSLTVVGNSTLIVLICNDSRLHTPMYFFTGNLSFLDLWYSSVYTPKILVTCISEDKSISFAGCLCQFFFSAGLAYSECCLLAAMAYDRYVAISKPLLYARATSIKLCALLVAVSYCGGFINSSIITKKTFSFNFCRENIIDDFFCDLLPLVKLACGEKGGYKILMYFLLASNVICPAVLILASYLFIITSVLRISSSQGRLKAFSTCSSHLTSVTLYYGSILYIYALPRSSYSFDMDKIVSTFYTAVLPMLNPMIYSLRNKDVKEALKKLLP, from the coding sequence ATGCAGAGGAGCAATCACACAGTGACTGAGTTCATCCTGCAGGGCTTCACCACAGACCCAGGGATGCAGCTGGTACTGTTCGTGGTGTTCCTGGGCATGTACTCTCTCACTGTGGTAGGAAACAGCACCCTCATCGTGTTGATCTGTAATGACTCCCGCCTACACACACCCATGTATTTTTTCACTGGAAATCTGTCGTTTCTGGATCTCTGGTATTCTTCTGTCTATACCCCAAAGATCCTAGTGACCTGCATCTCTGAAGACAAAAGCATCTCCTTTGCTGGCTGCCTGTGTCAGTTCTTCTTCTCTGCAGGGCTGGCCTATAGTGAGTGCTGCTTACTGGCTGCCATGGCTTATGACCGCTACGTGGCCATCTCCAAGCCCCTGCTTTATGCTCGGGCCACGTCCATAAAGCTGTGTGCATTGCTGGTAGCAGTCTCATATTGTGGTGGCTTTATTAACTCTTCAATCATCACCAAGAAAACGTTTTCCTTTAACTTCTGCCGTGAAAACATCATTGATGACTTTTTCTGTGATTTACTTCCCTTGGTGAAGCTGGCCTGTGGCGAGAAGGGTGGCTATAAAATTCTGATGTACTTCCTGCTGGCCTCCAATGTCATCTGCCCCGCGGTGCTCATCCTGGCCTCCTACCTCTTTATCATCACCAGTGTCTTGAGGATCTCCTCCTCCCAGGGCCGCCTCAAAGCCTTCTCCACATGCTCCTCCCACCTGACCTCTGTCACGTTATACTATGGCTCCATTCTCTACATCTATGCTCTCCCCAGATCTAGCTATTCTTTTGATATGGACAAAATAGTTTCTACATTTTATACTGCGGTACTCCCCATGTTGAATCCCATGATCTACAGCCTAAGGAATAAGGATGTGAAAGAGGCTCTGAAAAAACTTCTCCCATAA